The sequence AAATCCTTTGAACTTCAGTTATGTTGTTGTGCGGGTCTGTGGAAAAGAGCGATATGATTTTACGTGAGCGGGTGttgattaaaaatttatctTTGTTTACTTGTTcgtaatttgatatttttatgggTTCCTGGTTTCGATTCACAATGGGTCACGAGCAGTTCTGTtctttttgtttcttgtttagGAATTCCAATATATTCCACTCTGCACCTGCAATCTTTGAGGTGTATGATTCCAGCATTTGAATCCTCGTTTCGACCCCTTTTTTTGGCTTTTTCAGAATTTCAATTTAAATcccatttttttctttattttttaaaacaaaatccCATTTATTTCTACACCTCTataatcttcttcttttttcagaAACCACAGCATCAAGTGTTCAAAGAGTTGCTGTTGGAAATATATTTGGTAGTTAATGTTCTTGAATGCTGTTTTGATTTTCAATGAATCAGATGAGATTAATTCTTGATTAGTAGGTACGAAGctttaaatttcttgaaatGATGCCCTTTTTAGAGCTGTCATCATTTATGCACTTCATCAATGACTGGTTTCTTTTGGGTTTGCAGATTCTTTGTATTGAATTTCTGAGCTGAAACTTTAGGTGGGTTTTTCTGAGTACATTTTAAAAAGCTTGCCTTTTATGGAAATGGGGATCTGCTTTTCACATCTCATCATGCCTCATATTATTatatgataataatgataataataattgagCCCATGAATAACAGTGTTAGCAACATTAATAATACCCAAATTTTTTTAGTATCATGTTGAAATGTGAATTTATACAATGATAGAAACATTGATGCTTGCTAGTTGCTACTTGGTTCTTGTTTGGTTTAAAGAAGTCCATGGATATTGTGTCTTGCCGGAGCTTTCGTGTATGTCGAATTAGTCCAGTTATATCGCTGATATACTTTTGTTTTGTGTTGCTATTTTGTGTAAGTTAAGTGTAAACCGAAGGACGGTTAGACTCGAGTTTTGGTATATAGATGGATGGAATTTTTCAAAATCGAAATACATAATGGTAATGAGATTGGCTCACTTCTTGTTATGTTCATTAGCCTCGCGAGTCTCTTATTCCGTATATGATTCATTTCTTGTTTGTTCAAGGTTGAATTGACAACAATGGAGGGGGATACATTTCCACACCTTGTAAATGGCACTCAATTTGATGGCAAGATCTCGCAAACTTTTCAAAAGAGTTTTGTTCAGGTTCAGAATATATTGGATCAGAACAGGCTACTGATCAATGAGATTAATCAGAATCACGAGTCCAAGATTCCGGACAACTTAAGCAGAAATGCAGGTTTGATTCGAGAGCTCAACAATAATATCCGAAGGGTCGTCGACCTATATGCTGATCTTTCAAGCTCTTTTACCAAATCATTGGATAATTCATCAGAAGGAGAATCGAGTGGTGGTGGCTTGAAGTCAGATGGGAAAGCTGGCCATAAAAGGCATATGCC comes from Primulina huaijiensis isolate GDHJ02 chromosome 17, ASM1229523v2, whole genome shotgun sequence and encodes:
- the LOC140963158 gene encoding protein ELF4-LIKE 3-like, which produces MEGDTFPHLVNGTQFDGKISQTFQKSFVQVQNILDQNRLLINEINQNHESKIPDNLSRNAGLIRELNNNIRRVVDLYADLSSSFTKSLDNSSEGESSGGGLKSDGKAGHKRHMPG